A stretch of DNA from Methanocalculus natronophilus:
GGGACAAAGAAGGGGCCGCCTCCATCTCCCAGATACGCTCCAGCTGTGGCTGCATCGGCCACAATAGAACTGAAAAACCTTCATGATCTTACCCCCTTAAGCGTGACCTGTCGATCGGCTTCTCCACTGGCAGGAAGAGAGACCGGGGCCGTTTTTCTGTTTCCTCCCAAAACTGAGATCATCGCCTTAGCCGGTACGGTGAACCAATCTTGAAACCCTTTTAGTTTGAAGACAAGGGCCTTTCCACTCTTCGATAACCTCATAAAACCGGCTTTCTGGGGCGATTCGGTCATTTCTTCATCTATCCGATAGACCAGAGCCGCCCCTTTCCGATCAATCACTTGAGCGAGATCCTCCCTCCGGATAACGAAGAAATGATCCGGCTCATCAGAGAGGTAAACACAGGCGGCCCGATGACAAAGGCGGGCATATCCGACCTTTTTAAAGTCCGTCATGCCTTCACCCCGCCCCGTTTATAGGTCTCATAATCGACTATGGAGACTCTGATCGCCCGGCCTCTTGCCCTCTCTGCTTTGATCAGTCCCAGCCGCTCAAGTTCTGCGAGCCCCCGGCCGAAGCTGTCCGGGCCGATACCCAGGCACTCTTTAGCCCGCTTGTATGTGAGCGGGAGATCCTGGCCTCTTCGTTCAACCCCGGCCCGATGCCATATGAGAAGTGCCATCTTTGTGGCAGAGTGGGCGGCCCGGTTTTCGCTGATCACTCGAAGCCATTTCAGAGGCACGAAGCCACAGTATAGATCAGTCATGACCGCCCTCCCTCTCCCTCTAAATACCTAAGTACTCCAAAGAAAGAAAGTAAGGGCGGGGTAGGGATCGCTGCGGGTTTAAAACCGGCAAGATGGCTGGTTATAACTCGCAGAATAGCGGGTTTAAACCTGCAAGATAGCGGGTTTCTCCGACTCTCTCTAAGACCTATAAACCCGCGCCCCTGCGTGTTTACCTGACTTCTCATAATGCCCCGGTCTCCTGCTCGATCTCATCCAGAAGCCTCTGGATCATCTGCCAGGTATCCCGGCCGCGCTTGTCACAATACCGCCCCGGATAGGTGATCACTTCTGCATCAGTGCGAACAAAGCCAGCGCCCCCTAGCGCTTGCCGGGAAGCCTCTTCCATGAGACTCTGGCAGGTCTTGACCGTCTCCTCCAGATCCTCGATCGAAGACTCGACCAGAAAGGCATCATGTACCGGGCATAGAACCTCAATACCTGCATCCTCAAGCATGATCGCAGCTATTCGTAGAATATCGGCCCCGGTCGCCTGCATCGGCCAATTCCGAAGGGTCGATACCTGATCGCCCCCTGAGATGAGTTTAAACTGCCAGCCGTAGGAAGTGCTGATCTTTTTCTCAAGAAGAGAGGTTCCCTGGAGTCGGTCTTGCCATTCCCAGAACCGTTTAAACGTCCGTTTATGGTGCTGAATCAACTCCTTGCCATAAGGAAGAGGTTTTCCCAGCTGTTTTGAAAGGCTCTGCTCCTTCATGCCATATTGAACGGCTAGGGCGCATACTTTGAACTGATCCCGGATCTGTCCGTGCGTCTGTTTGGTCGCTCCTTCCGGGGCCGCCCCTGCCATTTGTGCGAAGCTGAGATACGGATCTCCCGACTCGTAAGCCCGGATCATATTCGGATCATTACTGAGATAGGCGGCTAGTGCGAACTCCTGCTGACTGTAATCCACATACGCAAGCGCCCGGCCCTTTTCCGGCTTGATGAGTCCTCGCAGCCATACAGCCGGGCCGAAGATAAACTTTGAAGTAGAAGGAGCGTTCCTGCCTGTCTTCGCTCTGAAGGGACTAAGAAGCGTCCGGTTCCTTCCATCTGATCCGACTGCCAGAGAGTTAAGCCGAAGTTGCCCCAGGATGTACCGAAGATCCCGCAAGGGCTGAAGACCGGGGTACGTCTTCGTCATATCCTTGAGAGTGTCATCAGTGAGAGAGAGCCGCCCGGTCTCTGTCCGGGGCCAATCCATACCTCTCTCTTGAAGATACTTCTCGAAGAGATCAAGTTTGAACGTCCGGCCCCCATAGACTCCATAAGACTGATCAACCTCTTCGATCAGTCGCTCCTGTAAGCGCTCCCAATGCCTCTCTAATCGGCGGAGTGTCTCAAGGTCTATCGGTATGCCCCGGTATTCCATAGAAGCCACAGCAGCCATGAAACGCCCGCGCAGAAGCGTTCTGGGGCCATCTAACCGGCTTTCCATATTCCGGTATAGGTAAACTGTGGCCTCTACATCACTCTGACAGTAGTCAAGAATCGCCTGCTGCTCCTCCTCCGAGTAGGGCGGCCCCTCCATGATCCGCGCTCGCATATCGGCCTTGTGGGATGCTGATCCGGTCTCTACCTGCCAGTACTCGCAAGCATCAAGAAGGCCATTCCGTACTCCGGGAAGACCGTTCGTTAAGACTCTGTGTTCTGTGAAAAGATCACAAATATTATAAGGAACGTCCCAGCCCAAAGCGAGATGACACCCTACTTCAGCGCTCGCATAGTAGGCAATATACAGGTTTTCAGGGCTCAAAAACGGAGGAGGGGCATTATCACACTCACGCAACCATAACCGGCTTATTTCCTCCGTTATCACGTTCTGAGCGACCATACAGAGAGGTACGGGCCTTTCTCCATCGGGGGCGTAAAACTCAAAATCTACGGCCCAAAGTTCATTAAAGCCCTTCATTAGAAGCCCCTCTTATAGTCCCTGTATAGGAATTTAAACACAGGTTCTAATTCCCTGTGTTTTATGCGCGCTTCCGTAGTCATCAGGCACGCCCCCGAAGACGATTTAAGACGGGGTGATCATCAGTATCAATGATCCGATCCTTGAAGGCAAGCTCCAGCGCTTTGATCATCGTTTCAGGCTGATCGGGCCAGTCCGGCTCTACCAGGTTACCATCTGGCAGCCATAACTCATAAGAACTTAAAGACCGGCTGGCAGAGATCCTTATCCACTGAGTTTTAGCTAGCTCGTAATGCTCCATCCGGCTCTGATGCCAGGTGTTATGCTTCCCCTCTGCATCCGGGAGCCCCACATCTGAAAGGCTGAGAGTATTTGATCCGTAGGTCATCAGCATGTAGATCCTCACAGGCCGGGCTAGTCCCTGCTGGAGTAGTTCTGGCTGATACCGGGGCATGATAAGAAAGGGCTCGCTGTCGTCATCCTTGAAGAGAAAACAGTCAAAAACCCACTCATCACCGGGGCGTACTCTGAACCACTGCGAAGCGTCCGGCCTCCGTATCGGAATATGGGTTAATTGCTTCTTGATTGCGATCCCGGTCTCCCAGGAAGGCGGCAAGCGGCAAGCATCCAGATCCATATCAGAAGCCCCCCGAAGGTATGCCAGATCCTCCGCATTTCGCTAAGGCTGCAATCATCCGATCGAGATCATCCTCGATCTTAGTTAAAATACGGCAACAATTATATATATTAGACTCTAATAATAGGTTAGACGTTTCCGCGTCTCCTGAGTCTGCCAGATTAACCCCCCGGCAGGCCCCCTCATTCTGTTCTATCATCGCTTTCCTCCTCATTCAAGATCTCAAGTTCTCCTCTCTCTACCATCATCCGTGCTGCGACTTTGTGCAAGCGGGGCAGGTGATCGAATACATCCTGCTGAATTTGGAATATTTCAGCTGCCATTCTTGACCTCACTCGCAAAAATGACAAGGCGCCCGCCCTCTGTCTCCAGAGAAACAGTTTCAGCATCCTCTAGATGATTATCTCTAAGCCAATCAGGCGGGATCGAGATCATCCGACTCCCTCCCACTTTGATAAGCCTTTTAGTTTCTGTCTGCATTTTCTCCTTCCTGAGGCATTCCGCCTCTGATCACACTATAAGACGGCTGTATTTAATATTAAACCCATATAAGGTATATTTAGTAATTTAATACCCTATATAGCGCATAGATCAGAGAATTAAATACTTATATCAGTAAAACCAATATATTCTCATGATACCTGATATAACGAAAGGAGAGAAAAAGGCGGGACAATCCGGCCGGGGCGCTAACCCAAAATCAGAAACATTAGGATTTTTAACGAAGAATAAAAGGGATTTTCTCAAAATGGGAGAGGAGGAGCGGGCCGGAATCGATCCGGGCATGCGGAGCCGGTATAAGTCGGATATCTTGAAGAAAGTACCCCTAGTCCTTGAAGACCTGCTGCTCGTCCTCAATTTCTTCGACTCTGAAGACCTGAAGAGCCGAATAGATCCCGATCATCTGGCCTCTATTGTTTGGTTAGTTACGGCAAAGCTTGGGAGAGAAGTAAGCACCTTTGGACAACTCGATACCGTCCTGATGAATGCTCTTGAGGCGGGCATGAATGATCGAGCCTGGGAGACAAGAAAGTATTACCAGGTCGAAGCCACCACAGGAACCGGGACGCCCCGATCTAGGCCATCAGTGGACGATAGAGAAAGAATGAGAGAGACGATGAATTCCCTTCTAAGCGGGGCCCGCTCCCGGTGGATAGAAAAGAAGGAATGAAAAAAGAGTTTTAACCCCTTTTCTCTTCTTCCTGAATCCGCTCTGCAAGTTCAATCGTCCGGGAGGGGCTCGCAGTCAGCCAGCGCTCGATAACCTTTTCTGCATCCGCTACGGACTTGATCGCCTCCTGTGTCAGCTTAGCCCCGCATCGATTACAAAACCAGCTCCCCGGAGGCATGACCGTATGGCAGCCGGGACAGGTCACAGGCTCCGGGGCCCCGCTCTCTTTCTTACCTTCAAGCTCGATCCCGGCTTGCCGTGCGAACTCCTGATCAATATCCTCATCTATCAAGTGAGAATAACACTCGATCATATTGGTGCTTTGGTTGCCCCAGAAAGCCTTTTTACAGAGCGTCTCCTGCATCCCGCCCCGTAATACATGCGTTATCCTGCTGTGTCGGAAGCTGTGAAGAGTGACCTTCTTTGTGATCCCGGCCTCTTGAACGAATCCCTTGATCGCCTTCCTAACGCCCATATATTGAACCGGCTTCCCTTCTGGAGTGATGAATACCCAATCGTCCGGGCCGGGGTTGCCGCCTGGGTAGGAGGCCTGCCAATTGGCTAGGTACGCCACATAACTGATAATAGGCACGGTGCGAAGCTTGCCAGTCTTGCCGTCCGTGCGTATCTTTGCCCCCCAGGGCAGGAAGGTTATATCCTTCCACTTGAGAGAAGCGACTTCGGAGATCCTGAAGCCGCCTTCATACAATACCCCGATCAGCGCCTTGTATTTGGCCGTCCGTGCTGCTGAAATGATGGCTGTGATCTCTTCGGCTGTGAGAATATCGCCGTCTGCCTTGGTTTTTGTCGAATATCCGATCGTTCCCATCTCTTTGACCGTAGCAATCGGTATCTCAACAGTTCCCTCTTCAGCCAGCCAGGTAAAGAACCGCTTGATAAATTTTGAAAAATCGGCTACGGTGTTCTGTGTGTATGGTTTGCCGTCCGCCTTCTTGGCAGCCTTTGCAAGCCTGAGAG
This window harbors:
- a CDS encoding AbrB/MazE/SpoVT family DNA-binding domain-containing protein, producing MQTETKRLIKVGGSRMISIPPDWLRDNHLEDAETVSLETEGGRLVIFASEVKNGS
- a CDS encoding tyrosine-type recombinase/integrase — its product is MENDRFHHTTENYYKLADRSLERGIREGRISEDDAHLIRAFVDERSTRLSPSRYFKSVSILVTVRKFFSAPYRETKKADLFGALRLAKAAKKADGKPYTQNTVADFSKFIKRFFTWLAEEGTVEIPIATVKEMGTIGYSTKTKADGDILTAEEITAIISAARTAKYKALIGVLYEGGFRISEVASLKWKDITFLPWGAKIRTDGKTGKLRTVPIISYVAYLANWQASYPGGNPGPDDWVFITPEGKPVQYMGVRKAIKGFVQEAGITKKVTLHSFRHSRITHVLRGGMQETLCKKAFWGNQSTNMIECYSHLIDEDIDQEFARQAGIELEGKKESGAPEPVTCPGCHTVMPPGSWFCNRCGAKLTQEAIKSVADAEKVIERWLTASPSRTIELAERIQEEEKRG
- a CDS encoding DNA polymerase, with amino-acid sequence MRARIMEGPPYSEEEQQAILDYCQSDVEATVYLYRNMESRLDGPRTLLRGRFMAAVASMEYRGIPIDLETLRRLERHWERLQERLIEEVDQSYGVYGGRTFKLDLFEKYLQERGMDWPRTETGRLSLTDDTLKDMTKTYPGLQPLRDLRYILGQLRLNSLAVGSDGRNRTLLSPFRAKTGRNAPSTSKFIFGPAVWLRGLIKPEKGRALAYVDYSQQEFALAAYLSNDPNMIRAYESGDPYLSFAQMAGAAPEGATKQTHGQIRDQFKVCALAVQYGMKEQSLSKQLGKPLPYGKELIQHHKRTFKRFWEWQDRLQGTSLLEKKISTSYGWQFKLISGGDQVSTLRNWPMQATGADILRIAAIMLEDAGIEVLCPVHDAFLVESSIEDLEETVKTCQSLMEEASRQALGGAGFVRTDAEVITYPGRYCDKRGRDTWQMIQRLLDEIEQETGAL